A window of Macrococcus sp. 19Msa1099 genomic DNA:
AATATCAGCAATTGGTGATTCGTCTTTTGTTGATAATAATAATACATATGCTTCATTATCTTTCGCTGTTTGTGCGAGCAATTTTAAATGAGCTGTAGATCCTGAACCTGATGCTATAACAAAGACATCATTTTTCTGGATTGATGGTGTAGTTGTTTCACCCACGACATAAGCTTTTTTGCCTAATTGATTTAATCTCATGGCAAAGCTCTTAATGACAAGACCTGAACGGCCTTTACCAGCTACAAATATTGATGATGCATCCATAAGATCTTTTGAAAATTTCTCTGATTCTGCTACATCAACATTTGACAATGTCTGCTTTATTTCATTTAAAATTAATTCAAAGTGATTATGCATGTGCATCAACGATTTCACGACATTTTTTAGCAGCAGCTTTTGGATCATCAGCATTTGCGATACCGCCACCTACGATAATTAGGTCAGGTTTTTCGGCTGCTACTGTTTCGATTGTATCAGGTTTAATACCTCCAGCTACAGCTACTTTAGAATTTGAAATCACTGATTTCACAGTACGTAAACTTTCTAAAGGTGATACACCTTCAGCTTGTAAATCATATCCAGTGTGAACTGCGATATAATCAGCACCCATTTTATCTAATTCAGCTGCGCGCTGTTCTAAATTTTGAACTGCGATCATATCAACTAATAGTTCTTTACCGTGTTTGTGTGCTTCTTCAATAGCGCTTTTGATTGAAGCATCTTCAGCCACTCCTAAGATTGTTACGATATCAGCACCAAACTTTATCGCTTGGCTTACTTCATATCCAGCAGCATCCATAATTTTTAAGTCTGCTAATACTTGTGTGTTATTAACTGATTTACTCATATGTTCAACGGCAGATAGCCCTTCGTTTATAACAATAGGTGTTCCAATTTCTACGATATCAATATATTCTTCTACTTCTTGTGCTAGCTTCGCTGCCTCTACTTGATCTAATAAATCGATTGCTAATTGTAATTTCATAATAATTTCCCCTCTCTATCTTTTATGTACCCATTATGGTATTATTTAAACAAAAAAACAATACTGACATTTTAGTCACTATAAATAAATGGAGGGTTTAAATTGTTAATTGAATATAATAATAAAGAATTTTATACATCGAAAGATTTGGCGTTATCTGTAATTGGAGGTAGATGGAAAATTGCAATCATCTATCATCTTTTGCATGAGGACAGATTAAGATTAAGTGAGTTACAAAATAAACTTCCTGATATCAATCAGCGTATGTTAATCAGACAACTTCGCGAGCTGGAACAAGACAAAATCATTGAAAGAACAGTGTACCCAGTAGTGCCTCCTAAGGTAGATTACAAATTGACAGAAATAGGGTT
This region includes:
- the hxlB gene encoding 6-phospho-3-hexuloisomerase, which encodes MHMHNHFELILNEIKQTLSNVDVAESEKFSKDLMDASSIFVAGKGRSGLVIKSFAMRLNQLGKKAYVVGETTTPSIQKNDVFVIASGSGSTAHLKLLAQTAKDNEAYVLLLSTKDESPIADIADLTIVLPAGTKYDAEGSKQPLGSLFEQSSQIYLDSIVLTIQESLNVDEETMQNNHANLE
- the hxlA gene encoding 3-hexulose-6-phosphate synthase, translating into MKLQLAIDLLDQVEAAKLAQEVEEYIDIVEIGTPIVINEGLSAVEHMSKSVNNTQVLADLKIMDAAGYEVSQAIKFGADIVTILGVAEDASIKSAIEEAHKHGKELLVDMIAVQNLEQRAAELDKMGADYIAVHTGYDLQAEGVSPLESLRTVKSVISNSKVAVAGGIKPDTIETVAAEKPDLIIVGGGIANADDPKAAAKKCREIVDAHA
- a CDS encoding helix-turn-helix domain-containing protein, whose product is MLIEYNNKEFYTSKDLALSVIGGRWKIAIIYHLLHEDRLRLSELQNKLPDINQRMLIRQLRELEQDKIIERTVYPVVPPKVDYKLTEIGLKLDGVVFSICNWGDEFLQVIKGDNHNKIT